In the Daphnia pulicaria isolate SC F1-1A chromosome 2, SC_F0-13Bv2, whole genome shotgun sequence genome, one interval contains:
- the LOC124327054 gene encoding activating signal cointegrator 1 complex subunit 2-like, which yields MTSLEKRTVQISENGKTVGVPALSPKWVEKRKFLHFVSPSTISNGIDLKDWCEITQFLKNDLHWLLKLPHHKFWSQIIYDKPLNASLVSFLQEAPRFYSEEKDALKALPTAWKLFKETQDLVLLTFVRMATHKESKDCYISPEMFGKLIYDNFIFDVPKMMDLCVLFGPTNSVLLSKMFKNIFVNQPKYKYDLEETAKGLVQVFQLILGQLGLESSQAAGSIHCGPLSVEELGELVVYTLDIAATLWYFIDIYPEAAPLLIDATIQNQLSDFYEKSIPSLCRQIETLSPNMKDKMVLNLNLARKFLIQIYNALLHSGSVKLLLAHSHDDPSWDREQPVELWLDWLTCLVSERQRHFIIDYNLIFQVQDDIDLITQLGIQMDSTRVEYIKLGLKEFRVEFGLSLTPASLRASDGGVDPAKISALILQVKELLPDLHESFIRVCLKHYDYNPEAVINAVLEDNLPPHLSEGHNIPDQQQPIPEPFVAFDEQTDISKKNRTKTVHFNEMRELLNDKQDMKHIILDRVDEQLAAEYEDEYDDTYDGHAVGSEEPDAHTGEDELRRSFVVPRILRPKMEEESEEEEENYNQTEEKPRDHFVTNPEEMRALAEQRRLSRRGNYRPGPAPSQRNVVGGPRGQGQEKETIVARRHKTENKTRGANHNRRYMADRKRREF from the exons ATGACTTCTCTTGAAAAACGAACTGTACAAATCTCTGAAAATGGTAAAACTGTTGGAGTTCCTGCACTG AGTCCAAAGTGGGTTGAAAAGAggaaatttcttcactttgtttCTCCATCAACAATATCTAATGGGATTGACTTAAAAGACTGGTGTGAAATCAcccagtttttaaaaaatgacctTCATTGGCTATTGAAGCTTCCACATCACAA GTTTTGGTCGCAGATCATATATGATAAACCTCTTAATGCCAGTTTAGTTTCATTTCTTCAAGAAGCCCCAAGGTTTTACTCAGAGGAAAAAGATGCATTGAAAGCTCTCCCTACCGCTTGGAAATTATTCAAGGAAACCCAGGACTTGGTGCTTCTTACCTTTGTACGCATGGCTACTCATAAGGAATCCAAA GATTGTTACATCAGCCCTGAAATGTTTGGGAAGTTGATCTATGACAATTTCATCTTTGATGTTCCAAAAATGATGGACCTTTGTGTTCTGTTTGGACCAACTAATTCTGTCCTGCTGAGCAAAATGTTTAAGAACATTTTTGTTAATCAACCCAAGTACAAGTATGACCTAGAAGAAACTGCCAAAGGCTTGGTTCAG GTTTTTCAACTTATTTTAGGTCAACTTGGTCTAGAGAGCAGTCAAGCTGCTGGAAGCATTCATTGTGGGCCATTGTCGGTTGAGGAGCTTGGTGAACTCGTCGTCTATACCCTGGATATTGCGGCAACTCTATGGTATTTCATTGACATTTATCCGGAAGCAGCGCCATTACTCATCGATGCAACTATCCAAAATCA gTTATCCGATTTTTATGAGAAGAGCATTCCTTCTTTGTGTCGCCAAATTGAAACTTTATcaccaaatatgaaagacAAAATGGTCCTTAACCTAAATTTGGCTCGTAAATTTCTCATCCAAATTTACAACGCGTTATTGCATTCCGGCTCTGTAAAGCTGCTTCTAGCACATAG TCATGATGACCCTTCATGGGATAGAGAACAACCTGTGGAACTGTGGTTGGATTGGCTAACCTGTTTAGTTTCAGAGCGGCAACGTCACTTTATCATAGATTATAACTTGATTTTTCAAGTACAAGATGACATTGATCTAATTACCCAACTGGGTATTCAAAT GGATAGCACGAGGGTGGAATACATTAAGCTAGGTCTGAAGGAATTTAGAGTGGAATTTGGTTTGTCTTTGACACCAGCAAGTCTAAGAGCATCTGATGGCGGCGTGGATCCCGCGAAGATTAGTGCGCTTATTCTTCAAGTAAAGGAACTTTTGCCTGACCTTCACGAAAGCTTTATTCGG GTCTGTTTGAAGCATTACGATTACAACCCGGAAGCCGTTATCAACGCTGTATTAGAAGACAATTTACCGCCTCACTTAAGCGAAGGTCATAACATACctgaccagcagcagccaattcCAGAACCTTTTGTGGCTTTTGACGAACAAACTGATATATCCAAGAAAAATCGAACCAA AACCGTTCATTTCAATGAAATGCGGGAGCTTTTGAACGACAAGCAGGACATGAAACATATTATCCTCGATCGTGTAGACGAACAACTTGCTGCCGAA TATGAAGATGAATACGATGACACCTACGATGGACATGCTGTTGGTTCTGAAGAGCCAGATGCACACACCGGAGAAGATGAATTACGCAGATCATTTGTTGTACCTCGTATTTTACGACCGAAAATGGAGGAAgaatcggaagaagaagaagagaattacAATCAGACTGAAGAAAAGCCTAGGGATCACTTTGTAACAAATCCAGAAGAAATGCGAGCTCTAGCCGAGCAAAGGCGATTGAGCAGACGTGGCAATTACAGACCCGGCCCTGCACCTTCGCAGCGAAACGTTGTTG GTGGACCACGAGGTCAAGGGCAGGAGAAAGAAACTATCGTGGCTCGACGACACAAAACTGAAAATAAGACACGAGGAGCAAATCATAATAGAAGATATATGGCAGATAGGAAGAGACGTGAATTTTAG
- the LOC124327089 gene encoding uncharacterized protein LOC124327089 produces MTDIEELEVKHSDDEVECFLDNEVFFGPVTEKEKEIRKPLPRKTLHPCEIAEISKRGMTFHEWEAFKDQVHRNEMNDKAIIEVYGLDADTTEESFTSCRTSAEDGTKQVSFAEVVNLDHPDCVDSLSESLAEQHYVESLSESSISQPCDELQSESAIETSQNEISGTEELNDTWEIQERMLLLAEKLERGEDIPELGICRHSSGVVEYTTRVSKSDNKENSIITAPSSTHHFQDIRVNEEEDCKIFKNEDQIIEDVVNKKINPEMSTAKSPGKKIIACAVEERITKSVEALAKEMDCLFLADSTLETPVKKAPPIMVNNSLTLASMPVPSSSGSSHNVETPIKTPSGLGVKHRSTPIQNESVKRSATKPNVRPNKNTVAESPVGMYIRSLPEPILIENVRSAQKKKQIHSSPMVKPVPVAIKNKDGRWSVARTPKSSNASSKENRLEANNFADFKPVLPCVVHEAAATLIEERPARSPHTMPGAGGKIGKLMERGPTPTVMKHHGRIQIPRNTTNSAKIIHSPMSARVESSSALMEVSVLEAVGSNKLCTPNRNPASFRK; encoded by the exons ATGACTGACATAGAGGAATTGGAGGTTAAACATTCAGATGATGAAGTTGAGTGTTTTTTGGACAATGAAGTCTTTTTTGGTCCTGttactgaaaaagaaaaagaaataagg aaACCATTACCTAGGAAGACACTTCACCCATG TGAAATAGCAGAGATTTCTAAAAGGGGGATGACGTTTCATGAATGGGAAGCTTTCAAAGATCAAGTCCACAGAAACGAAATGAATGACAAAGCTATCATTGAAGTCTATGGTTTGGATGCGGATACAACAGAGGAATCTTTCACTAGTTGTCGCACTTCAGCTGAAGATGGAACTAAACAAGTTTCATTTGCTGAGGTGGTGAATCTTGATCATCCAGACTGTGTTGATTCATTATCTGAATCATTGGCAGAACAACACTATGTGGAGTCTCTTTCTGAATCAAGCATTAGTCAACCATGTGATGAACTGCAATCTGAATCAGCAATTGAAACaagtcaaaatgaaatttctggAACTGAAGAGCTGAATGACACATGGGAAATCCAAGAAAGGATGCTCTTACTTGCAGAAAAGCTGGAGCGTGGAGAAGACATTCCAGAACTAG GCATTTGTCGTCATTCTTCGGGAGTTGTGGAGTATACAACAAG GGTGAGCAAATCTGACAACAAAGAAAATTCCATTATTACGGCTCCTTCCTCCACCCATCATTTCCAGGATATCAG ggtaaatgaagaagaagattgcaAGATATTTAAGAATGAAGATCAGATCATTGAAGATGttgtaaacaagaaaattaatcCAGAGATGTCAACAGCAAAATCTCCTGGCAAAAAAATCATAGCTTGCGCCGTTGAAGAAAGAATAACGAAATCAGTGGAAGCATTGGCAAAGGAAATGGATTGTCTGTTTTTAGCTGATTCGACTCTAGAAACACCCGTAAAGAAAGCTCCTCCAATAATGGTCAACAATAGCCTGACCCTCGCATCAATGCCTGTGCCTTCTTCTTCCGGATCTTCCCACAATGTGGAAACTCCCATAAAGACACCGTCTGGTTTGGGCGTGAAACACCGCTCAACACCTATTCAAAATGAGAGTGTGAAGAGATCTGCGACGAAACCAAACGTGCGACCCAATAAGAACACGGTTGCTGAAAGTCCTGTTGGAATGTACATTCGCAGTTTGCCGGAACCAAtattaattgaaaatgttcGTTCGGCTCAGAAAAAGAAGCAGATACACAGTAGTCCCATGGTCAAACCAGTGCCGGTTGCCATTAAGAACAAAGACGGCCGCTGGAGTGTAGCTCGGACACCAAAAAGCAGCAATGCTTCATCCAAGGAGAATCGTCTTGAAGCAAACAACTTTGCTGATTTTAAACCAGTCCTTCCTTGCGTTGTACACGAAGCTGCTGCCACTCTG attgagGAGAGACCTGCTCGTTCTCCGCATACAATGCCAGGAGCCGGAGGAAAAATAGGAAAGTTAATGGAAAGGGGTCCCACACCTACAGTTATGAAACATCACGGTCGCATTCAAATCCCCAGAAATACGACGAACTCAGCTAAAATTATTCATTCGCCTATGTCTGCACGAg TTGAATCGTCTAGTGCCCTGATGGAAGTATCCGTCCTTGAAGCTGTAGGAAGTAACAAACTTTGCACACCGAATAGAAATCCTGCATCATTCCGTAAATAG